Proteins encoded by one window of Pseudomonas sp. LS44:
- a CDS encoding SDR family oxidoreductase: MNDFNGRVAVITGAASGFGKAFAEMAAGLGMKLVLADIQAEALDATVAELRARGAAVIGLRTDVSQSEQIQALADAAIAEFGAVHLLFNNAGVLAGGLVWENSEKDWDWVLGVNVRSVIHGVRIFTPLMLAAAAADPGYEGHIINTASMSGLLNAPTMGAYNLSKQAVVSLSETLYHDLALVSEQVHCSVLCPYFVPTGISQSARNRPGELANATGLTRSQAIALAQNQKATGSAKVSAEQIAQLTFEAIHQGGFYIYSHPHAMGSVRERFEAIVEQRNPPDPYSERPELREQLVEALRG; encoded by the coding sequence ATGAACGACTTCAACGGCCGCGTAGCGGTGATCACCGGCGCGGCCTCGGGTTTCGGCAAGGCCTTTGCCGAGATGGCAGCCGGCCTTGGCATGAAGCTGGTACTCGCCGATATCCAGGCCGAGGCGCTCGACGCCACGGTGGCCGAACTACGCGCCCGCGGCGCCGCGGTGATCGGCTTGCGCACGGACGTCTCCCAGTCTGAGCAGATCCAAGCGCTGGCCGATGCGGCCATCGCTGAGTTTGGCGCAGTGCACCTGTTGTTCAACAACGCCGGCGTGCTCGCCGGCGGCCTGGTCTGGGAGAACAGCGAGAAGGATTGGGACTGGGTGCTGGGCGTCAACGTGCGCAGCGTGATCCACGGGGTGCGCATCTTCACCCCGTTGATGCTCGCCGCTGCCGCGGCCGATCCTGGCTATGAGGGGCACATTATCAACACCGCGTCGATGTCCGGGCTGCTCAACGCACCGACCATGGGCGCCTACAACCTCAGCAAGCAGGCCGTGGTATCGCTCAGCGAGACGCTCTACCACGACCTCGCCCTGGTCTCCGAGCAGGTGCATTGCTCGGTGCTCTGCCCGTACTTTGTGCCCACCGGCATCAGCCAGTCCGCGCGGAATCGTCCGGGTGAGCTGGCCAACGCCACTGGCCTGACCCGCTCGCAGGCGATCGCCCTGGCCCAGAATCAGAAGGCCACCGGCTCCGCCAAGGTCAGCGCCGAGCAGATCGCCCAGCTGACCTTCGAGGCGATTCACCAGGGTGGCTTCTACATCTATTCGCATCCCCACGCCATGGGATCGGTGCGCGAGCGCTTCGAGGCGATTGTCGAGCAGCGCAACCCGCCCGATCCCTATTCCGAACGACCGGAACTGCGCGAGCAGTTGGTCGAGGCGCTGCGCGGCTAA
- a CDS encoding thioesterase family protein yields the protein MSKPAPHNRSEYRYFRDITTRWMDNDVYAHVNNVIYYSWFDTVVNGWLLEQNVLDFTDSPAVGLVVETHCSYFSSIAFPDLVRAGLRVTRLGTSSVRYEVGLYANDNTEASAQGHFVHVYVDRVTRRPVPLPEALRRALETIEVAE from the coding sequence ATGAGTAAACCCGCACCGCATAACCGCAGCGAATACCGCTACTTCCGCGACATCACCACGCGCTGGATGGACAACGACGTCTACGCCCACGTCAACAACGTCATCTACTACAGCTGGTTCGACACCGTGGTAAACGGCTGGCTGCTGGAGCAGAACGTGCTGGATTTCACCGACAGCCCGGCGGTCGGCCTGGTGGTGGAAACCCACTGCAGCTACTTCTCGTCGATCGCCTTTCCGGATTTGGTGCGCGCTGGTCTGCGCGTCACCCGTCTGGGCACCTCGAGCGTGCGCTACGAGGTCGGCCTGTACGCCAACGACAACACCGAGGCCTCGGCCCAGGGCCACTTCGTCCACGTCTACGTCGACCGCGTGACGCGCCGCCCGGTGCCGCTGCCGGAGGCACTGCGCCGTGCGCTGGAGACTATCGAGGTCGCCGAATGA
- the hisD gene encoding histidinol dehydrogenase produces MIQQLKKGQAAQAKASNQAQVRATVEGILADIEERGDAAVREYSAKFDNWSPDSFRLSQAQIDACIAGLSQQTLDDIKFAQTQIRRFAQIQKDSMHDVEVETLPGVVLGHRNIPVNSVGCYIPGGKYPLIASAHMSVLTAKVAGVKRVIAAAPPFEGQPCPEIVAAMHLAGADEIYCLGGVQAVAAMAIGTESITGVDMIVGPGNAFVAEAKRQLYGRVGIDLFAGPTETMVICDDTVDAELVAVDLLGQAEHGPTSPAYCVTTSQKIAEELPAAIELVLARLDTAPVASVAWRDFGEIYLCDSDEEALEVSERLCSEHVQVMTKDPDWYLQRMTSYGGLFLGHRTNVSYGDKVIGTNHTLPTMGAGRYTGGLWVGKFIKTHTYQRVLTDAASVMVGEYCSRLCGYEHMSGHKEQADIRVRRMKQEA; encoded by the coding sequence ATGATCCAACAGCTCAAGAAAGGCCAGGCGGCCCAAGCCAAGGCCAGCAACCAGGCGCAGGTACGCGCCACCGTCGAAGGTATCCTCGCCGACATCGAAGAGCGCGGCGACGCGGCGGTGCGTGAGTACTCGGCGAAGTTCGACAACTGGTCGCCGGACAGCTTCCGCCTCAGCCAGGCGCAGATCGACGCCTGCATCGCCGGCCTGTCGCAGCAGACGCTCGACGACATCAAGTTCGCCCAGACGCAGATCCGCCGTTTCGCGCAGATCCAGAAGGACTCGATGCACGACGTCGAGGTCGAGACGCTGCCGGGCGTGGTGCTCGGCCATCGCAACATTCCGGTCAATTCGGTCGGCTGCTACATCCCCGGCGGTAAGTACCCGCTGATTGCCAGCGCGCACATGAGCGTGCTCACCGCCAAAGTGGCCGGCGTCAAGCGCGTGATCGCCGCCGCGCCGCCGTTCGAAGGCCAGCCCTGCCCAGAGATCGTCGCCGCCATGCACCTGGCCGGCGCCGATGAGATCTACTGCCTCGGCGGTGTGCAGGCGGTCGCGGCGATGGCCATCGGCACCGAGAGCATCACCGGCGTCGACATGATCGTCGGCCCGGGCAACGCCTTCGTGGCCGAAGCCAAGCGCCAGCTCTATGGCCGCGTCGGTATCGACCTGTTCGCCGGCCCGACCGAGACCATGGTGATCTGCGACGACACGGTGGACGCCGAACTGGTCGCCGTCGACCTGCTCGGCCAGGCCGAACACGGCCCGACCTCGCCGGCCTATTGCGTGACCACCAGCCAGAAGATCGCCGAGGAACTGCCGGCTGCCATCGAACTGGTGCTGGCGCGCCTGGACACCGCACCGGTGGCGAGCGTCGCCTGGCGCGACTTCGGCGAGATCTACCTGTGCGACAGCGACGAGGAAGCCCTGGAGGTCTCCGAGCGGCTGTGCTCCGAGCACGTGCAGGTGATGACCAAGGACCCGGATTGGTACCTGCAGCGCATGACCAGTTACGGCGGCCTGTTCCTCGGCCACCGCACCAACGTCAGCTACGGCGACAAGGTGATCGGCACCAACCACACGCTGCCAACCATGGGCGCCGGCCGTTACACCGGCGGGCTGTGGGTCGGCAAGTTCATCAAGACCCACACCTACCAGCGCGTACTGACCGACGCGGCCAGCGTAATGGTCGGCGAGTACTGCTCGCGCCTGTGCGGCTACGAGCATATGTCTGGACACAAAGAGCAGGCGGACATCCGCGTGCGCCGCATGAAGCAGGAGGCCTGA
- a CDS encoding MFS transporter has protein sequence MNPTESTDDSAMYRKISWRIMPLLMVAYVVAFLDRINIGYAQLQMKETLAFSDAVYALGAGIFFIGYLLFEVPSNLLLEKAGVRKTLLRIMVCWGIVAMAMMFVQTPTQFYVLRFLLGVFEAGFTPGALLYLTYWYPPARRARMIAVFLLGAIIASLIAGPLSGVIMKFLDGINGWHGWQWLFLVQGLPAPLLGLLAWFVLVDRPEQAAWLSAEEKVRLRQQFDAESQSASKANHGSLRDLLGDPKVWTLSLVYVLMVAGTYFIAFSTPTLIRSWGVADVLEIGLYATLPQLFAIAGVILLGRSSDRHGERRWHFTAGALTAASGMALIALAEGQLGLSLAGLCLAVLGLTSVTPVFFALTSDYLPRASVAAGIALVSSLGNLGGAISPSVTNALNAASGGTAYSLYLVMSLYLLAAFIVLTVARPPVPVFQAA, from the coding sequence ATGAACCCGACAGAGTCCACCGACGACAGTGCGATGTACCGCAAGATCAGCTGGCGCATCATGCCGCTGCTGATGGTCGCCTACGTGGTGGCGTTCCTCGATCGCATCAACATCGGCTATGCGCAGCTGCAGATGAAAGAGACGCTGGCCTTCAGCGACGCCGTCTACGCCCTGGGCGCGGGAATCTTCTTCATCGGCTACCTGCTGTTCGAAGTGCCAAGCAACCTGCTGCTGGAGAAGGCCGGTGTGCGCAAGACGCTGCTGCGCATTATGGTCTGTTGGGGCATCGTCGCCATGGCGATGATGTTCGTGCAGACGCCGACGCAGTTCTACGTGCTGCGCTTTCTGCTCGGCGTCTTCGAAGCCGGTTTTACCCCCGGCGCCCTGCTCTACCTGACCTACTGGTACCCACCGGCGCGGCGCGCGCGGATGATCGCAGTGTTCCTGCTCGGCGCCATCATCGCCAGCCTGATCGCCGGGCCGCTGTCGGGCGTCATCATGAAGTTCCTCGACGGCATCAACGGCTGGCACGGCTGGCAATGGCTGTTCCTGGTGCAGGGCCTGCCTGCCCCGCTACTCGGCCTGCTGGCCTGGTTCGTCCTCGTCGACCGCCCCGAACAGGCAGCCTGGCTGAGCGCCGAGGAGAAAGTCCGGCTGCGCCAGCAGTTCGACGCCGAAAGCCAGTCGGCCAGCAAGGCCAACCACGGCTCGCTGCGCGACCTGCTGGGCGATCCCAAGGTCTGGACGTTGTCGCTGGTCTATGTGCTGATGGTCGCCGGGACCTACTTCATCGCCTTCTCGACGCCGACCCTGATCCGGAGCTGGGGCGTCGCCGACGTGCTGGAGATCGGGCTCTACGCCACGCTGCCGCAACTCTTCGCCATTGCCGGCGTGATCCTGCTCGGCCGCAGTTCCGACCGCCACGGCGAGCGCCGCTGGCATTTCACCGCCGGCGCGCTGACGGCCGCCAGCGGCATGGCACTGATCGCCCTGGCCGAGGGTCAGCTCGGCCTCTCGCTGGCCGGCCTGTGCCTGGCCGTACTCGGCCTCACCTCGGTCACCCCGGTGTTCTTCGCCCTGACCTCCGACTACCTGCCACGCGCCTCGGTGGCGGCCGGCATCGCCCTGGTCAGCAGCCTTGGCAACCTCGGCGGCGCCATCAGCCCGTCGGTTACCAACGCCCTCAACGCCGCCAGCGGCGGCACGGCCTACAGCCTGTACTTGGTGATGAGCCTGTACCTGCTGGCCGCATTCATCGTCCTGACGGTCGCCCGGCCGCCAGTCCCCGTTTTTCAAGCCGCCTGA